taaaaatatttttagggAGTTGTTCAATTATGAGGGGCGGTCGAACATATCCCAACCACGATGATTCTCCCATTATATTTGAAGATGGTAGGCAAGTGTGTAAATGTTCTAGATTACGATTTTGAATTAAATCTTATTCCTTTTAGTGCACCAAATGAAGTTTTCCACTAATAATTGCTCCTTAAATGTTATAGGAAGTCAAATGATTCCAAGTTGGTGCTAGGATATGAATGTCTTCAATACCCCAACATAACGATAATAACAAAAAATGGGTACTAAATCAATGCATTGTGGCAAATAAATAGATAGGAGTCAACCACAATTTAAATATAAAACTTATAAATTTAGGGGCCGATCTTGTGGGGAGTCGACTCAACATAACGAAGTAGTTAAGTCAAGGTGGAGAATGAGTATCTAAACATGATAGACATGAAAGGTTCAATAAATGTCAACTATATGGGATCACACATAGGAATAGATGGGATAAGGTAAGATGTTACTAATGAGTTAAGGTGGGGATATGTAGAGGATTAGGGAATAAGCCCAACTTCATACAAGATTGTGACACTTGTTGATATGTAATTGCACTAAAGACATTATCTGAAAAATAGGTCCAAAACTAAAAGGGAATCTACATGGGTATGTAATTGCAATAAAGACATTATCTGAAAATAGGTCCAAAACTAAAAGGGAATCTACATGGGTACGTAGATTTTACCATCAAATATTCCATTTTAAGGTGCACGTGAATTTCAAAATGATTGTGTATgtcaaagtatagagcatttgtaAATATGCATGAAATAAGTATGGCTTTCTTACCCAACTTTCTTTCCTTTTGCTTGTAGTTGTTAAGTAATGGTTGAATTTTGATGCACCACAACTTGATTTAATACTGTAGCAGCCTTTTAGACATGATAACCTAGTTTTTATATCATTATTCTtgtctcaatttttttttcttttgttcacAAATGGTGTTTTCTTTGTGATACTATTTGTTCTTTGTTTGTGTTATTTTTGTTCTTGCAACCTCTCTTGGTATATTCCATGGAGACCCACACTTTATTGTGGAGGTACCTTTAGAATTGGTTTATATGTGTCCAAAGTAAAGTGACTCAACTCTACATTTGGCTCGCATTtatatcttcaaatttttatatCTTCCTTCATGAATAATTCTATGCATTGGTGTAGAATGTATTGCTTCCAAATTTTCTAGCCATGGTCTTCTAATCAATATGGAGAATCTATCAAATGTAGGAATAAAACGGTATAATACATGTACATCTTAAGTTCAAACTTAGTGATAAGATGACACAACCTAGATCATTGATTGATTTTACATTTGTTGTTAGTAGATAAATTTTTTAATGAGCATATGATTTTAGCTTGAGATTAGCAATTTTTTTTGTGGCAAATTTTTGCCAGTTGGCGAATATATCGAATTGGGGATTTTGAAAATGGTGAATCCTAGCACACTGCTCGATTGGCCCATTCGCCTAATTTTTACGAATTTTGGACCCTATGCAAGTTAATTCGCCATTATTTTTTTGACTAGTCATACATATTTAATTTTTCTTTGCCAATAGCTTCAAAATGTTCCAATGTACGTAAATGATATTTTTCACCTAAAATATTGAATCAAAATGCATTAATCCACCCATATATTGTTGATGTTTATAGCTTTGGTCAAATTCCTTCTATGGCCCGACAAAGCTAATctaaatgtctaattggcctatcggccttagacatttTATGGGATCGATTTATGCACTGATTTAATATATATATTCTTACCGATTTTGTATTTGTAAAATATAACTAATTGTTAATCCCGCCACCCTTGGTGAAAAGATGGGTTAGTTATAATGTAATCGATCCTTGGTGAAGAGGCGTGTTGATTAATGTTAAGCTGACTTTTGGAGAAGATGTGTTCCTTTGAAGGGTGTCGACCCTTGGGGGAAGAGTTCTACCGACAGATATAAAGGGATATCATATCTCACTTCCTTGGCAATCAATCACATTCATACAACAAGCAGATCGAAGAATATGTCCTTCAACAGATCGTGTATATCATCCTTCAACATCTCGTGTTCATCTTCAGCAGTTCGATTCCTTCCTCAGTAGGTCGTGTTCATAAGGCAGATCGAACTTATACTATATACATTTCTTTAGAAGTTTGGATTGCACTGCAATCTAGAGTGAATCGATTTGATCATATAGCTTCAAAGTGTGAAGCATTTGTAAAGATATCTTGCTAATATATTACAAgacatttgttgctgggtttttcatcttcaagaggaaggttttcccagggtatattttGTGCAATTGTGTTTAAAGTATCTTCTATTTAATCCGACGATAAAACTTAACATGGTCTAAGAGCCACGGTGAAGTAGATCGTGATCTATAACTGCAAAGTTCTCCTTCATCTCTCTCCTTGAAGAAGAAACATCAAAGCCTAAAAAATGGAGAATGGTCTTAAAGTCGAGGATAGACTTGTAGGCGCATCAAACTTCACTTCGTGGAAGTTTAGAGTTcttattgcacttgaagaaaatgatcttcttcgGTTTGTGAAGGAAAAGGAACTATCCGAGCCAAAAAATCGAGAGGAGAAACTTAAATTCAAGAAGAATGCCATAAAAGCGAAAAAGATATTGATTGACTCCGTGAGAGATCATTTAGTGCCTCTCATTTCTAAGATGACAACTGCAAGAGACATGTTCAAGACCTTGGAAGGCCTATATGATATTAACAACCCAAGTAGGGCTCTTGGATTGAGGCAACAACTTCACCAAGTCAAGATGGCAAAAGGAGAATTTGTCATGTCATTCTTCTTGAAGATCTTTGAACTAAGGGACCGACTAAGCGCTATTGGAGATCTAGTGGttgataaagaccttgtcatgtTGGCATTGAATGACCTTCCTCATTCTTGGGAGCCATTTATTCAAAGtataagtgggagatccaaattgCCTAAGTTTGATCATCTTCATgtggattgcattcaagaagaatctaGATTGGTTGCCAAGGGAATTGCCAAAGGTTCTTGCCACTCAATCCACCAAGAAAGGAAGAAATTGGAAGAAGGGAAACTTCAAGAGGAATAAAGATCAAAGATTAGATTTTGCAcctgattcaaagaagaagaagaaggatctctCTCACATCCAGTGCTTTAAATGTGACAAGTTCGGTCACTATGCAAGGGATTGTTTGACAAGACCTAAGCAACAAATGGCAAACATTAATGAAGTCTCAACTCAAAAGGAAGCTGAAGACAACTCCAATGGATTCCTCTTCATATCTACCTTATCAAGTAATGttcctgttagcacatatttttgcaaaatattttgtgctatttattgatgttttatatgtatattttcatcattAGAGCATTTACTGTTGGATTGCATGTACAGGAGATATGTTGCTGTGTCAGAGAAATCCAATTGTAGCCTGAATCTATATGAACAAGTATCACTTGGGCATATTAAGGGATGACATTGAGTATGGTGACAttttgataaccttcatcatgaGAGTCTTTGCATTGCAAGAGCACATTTTAGGGTTCATCACAGAAGCAGAGTCATGAGTGCATTCAGAGATGTTTTCAGTGCGTAagaagtccattagcatggttgtggaaagttacatttgtgaaagaaagccctctcttcataaaatataaaatcatgttTATCGACGTAAGTCACCCCGATAAGATTGCCTAAGGAGAAAAGGGTGCGATCGACAGGAAGAAGTTTGGCGAGTTAGTGATCCATCGTGAAGATTTACATCGATAGCATAACAAGAAGACGGAGTCATCGGCATAGCGTTCACTATTGGAAGCATAGAGAAAAAGTTACCCCGATACTCGATGAGGTTATCGACATAACTTATGCCGATGTCAGATGGAGCGGAACACTTGTTGgcgatgtcatcgggtcatcgaaAAGTGTCATCTTGCGCTACCCCGATACCTGATGGACTAGATGGCGAAGACGGTGTTATCGACTTGACTTACTCCGATGAGGCAATACCTAAGGAGGAGAATACTGAGTCATTGGGGTAACTTAAGCCAGTGGGGAGAGGTGTTTTAggttatgccgatacccgatgaggaagacaAGTCGGGCACAAAGAAGGAGCCTTAATCAAGATAAGTTACACCGATCAAAGTTGAAGTCATCGGGATATCATCGGCTCATCAGGAGGAGACATTTTTCattacaccgatacccgatgagaaAGCAGAGATGGGTGCGAGCAAAGAGATCTCATCGGGGAAACGTATG
The nucleotide sequence above comes from Cryptomeria japonica chromosome 11, Sugi_1.0, whole genome shotgun sequence. Encoded proteins:
- the LOC131068848 gene encoding uncharacterized protein LOC131068848 produces the protein MENGLKVEDRLVGASNFTSWKFRVLIALEENDLLRFVKEKELSEPKNREEKLKFKKNAIKAKKILIDSVRDHLVPLISKMTTARDMFKTLEGLYDINNPSRALGLRQQLHQVKMAKGEFVMSFFLKIFELRDRLSAIGDLVVDKDLVMLALNDLPHSWEPFIQSISGRSKLPKFDHLHVDCIQEESRLVAKGIAKGSCHSIHQERKKLEEGKLQEE